TTTAAGCCACACAAAACTTACCTATACATGACATAACCAATGAACAACACAGTTTGCACTGCCACAAATATGAAGAAATGCATTGTAGATAAGCAGGATGGAAATGGTGGCAACTCTGGACACTTTTGTTTCTCACTGGATGGctaaaaatcaagaaaagagCAAACGACATCCCATCAAAAGACTTACAAAACAAGGGCTTTGCAATGTGATGTAAATATCAgagcacaaacagaaaatggagagaaatgaCAGTACTCTGAGAAAGAATCTTACTCCTCATCTCATTCTCCCCTTCCACCTTTACATTTCTCAGACAAATTGCCTGATGTTAAATTGAGGGTTATATGGGAAAGAATACATAAATATGGTAAATTAATCAAGGACCTTCTATGGATCATAAGCTAATTCAGCTTAATTGCTACCTAGGCTAGACTAAGGTACTCCTGAATGTgaacacagtaatttttttatattaagaaGCCTTAAGCACAGCTTGCCTGAGCTCCCCCTGATTAAAGCTCTCCCTTGTGTGCAGAAGCACCACAGAATCTCCTCTGTATAGAGCTGCTAAGTAGGGggacagacacaaaaaaaaaagcacccagAAAACCTAATTGCTTGACCTTGTTTCCACAGGAAATTAGACTAAAAATCATGCTCTTTGTGCAAAACTTCTCATCAAGACCCAGATCATGCAGTTAGGTCAAGGCAGCATAGTTTTAGCGAAGCAGCTTAATGAAGGATTAATTGCTCCCTAAATTGCATGCTGGCTCATCCTAGCTTTTCACTAACAGCCAAAGAAAGCCGTGTTACACTCGTGCTTTACACTCTCAGCACATAAATTACCGTGTTGCGTTGTACTAAATGCTCTATGTCCCTCTTTACTACATGAAGGTGTTCTTTGATGTCATTGAAGTGCTGAGTTGTTTCATAgactcctgcagagccagcatgTTGAGCCCCACTGATGGATCTCAGAGCATCAGTCACAGAACTTCTGAAACAAGACAAATAACAAACCAGCTTTTCTACAAACAGCAGTTATGCAGGACAGCTTTTAGTTCATTAGAATTAGGCTGAAATACATAGCGGCACCAAAAGTTAGCACATTTTACTAGCTTTCGAGAACACCTCTCAAGAAATAATCTTTTAGTCAAactatgattttttaaaatagttaatTGTGCAGACAGTTGCCATTTGTAGAGTGCCCCATCTCTCAGTCATGCTGAGAATAAGAATCAGCAAATATTCCGTTGCCAGACATCTGCTGTGCCTACCTGACTGACAAGGACTATAGAACAAGAGCTCTGTCTGAGGTGCCTGCCAAGGCTTTAGGATCAGCAGAGTTTAATGCAATCTTTGAAGAAACccaaaagcagtttaaaaaataaataaataaataaacaaataaaagctgacatgtaagaaataaaaacaaggaagagGCTTTAGGGATAAGAAAAGATTTAGATACATCCTTGTTTCGTGATTACCATTTATATGAGGAACTCAATTCCCATATGCATTTTCATAATACTTAATATTGTGTTATTGTGAATTCATTTTGCTTCTacaacaaatgaaattaaatccaGAAAAAGCTGAGGTTTCATAACTAATTTGGTTTGAGGTAAACTAGTCAATGAGCAAAAAAAACTTTAATCACTAATCAATatgtttatataattttctcCTACTGTGTTGTTTCTTTTGATTTGCAAAGAGGATTATTCTACagctaaaatatttatcatgTGAATGATAATCTCTTTATTATTAACAGAATAGACAATCAAAATGTATGcatttggatttctttttaatttacttaAAACTTTCCACTTGGTTCAGATGGGAGTGTACTTCAGTGCTTTCATGGAGCACTCCTAGCTCTCTGCAGACTGGTCAACAATTTTTCATTTACCTGGACTTGCAATTAGTGTTATAATAATATATCTTAGAAGTACATGTATCACTGGAAGGTTTTATCTTAAATAACCTTACACATCCACTGCCTAATAACCACTGACAGTAATTCTGTCTCCACACACCTCACAGTGTTACAACACACGTGGGACACTCACTTGGTTCTTCTCCCTCCTAACAGAACCATCTTTACTTAATGAACAGAAACCTGCACACCCACCTTCCCTCAGACTGACCCAGTCAttgttaaaagcaaaataacttcCCTTATTAGACATGGGCTGCATCAATGTATAAATTGAATTTATATTGACTTTTGCATTAATAACACCATGCTGACAGTTTCTATTGTAGGAATGTGCAAGATTCTTTGGTAATCAGGTGATTAAGAAATCCACAGTCTTGCCAAGAAAATTACTTGGCCCCTAAGTCCTTCTCCTGTGGGATGACAAGCGATGCACCGAGGGCctgtttatttctctctctaaataaagcatttctttAATCTAAGAAAAGTATTAAGATGCTGTTACGCAAACTCCGAGCTGGTAAGTAGTCACTAAAAGGGCAGACTGCCAATGTTAACAAGAAAATCTAATTTGCTTGCAAGGTATAAAGATTTGTCAAGAATATTAACATAAAAGCTTCTGTGGAAGAACAAGTGCAAAAATGGAAGCACTCTAATCTTCATTCTACAAAAAAACCTGACCTACTTAGATAAATCACAAGAGCAGACCTTAAACTAATACAGGGGGGGAAAAGCACAACTGAAGGAATtgtttttctcctattttttttttttaaatacaaggtAAGGAATGTTTTAGCTGCTACAAATGAAGGGCTAAACcagcttaaagccattcctGATTAAGACAGCAGCAGTAAAACATCTTAAAAGAAGTATTGAGACATACCCATCAAACACAAGCATCTTCACAAATCTATTTTAGCAGTATAGCACCTTCAAGATAAGGGCTTTACTTCATTGTTTTCAAAGGAGCTGAACTTACCTGTTGAAGGCAAAtttcatgataaaaaaaaaagagatggtttttagaaaatttaattttaaaatttctttacaaaatTAGGGTGCTCAGCAATCCTTGGGGCATGCACTGACTTTATTACAGAAACTAAATATATGCAGGGAGTCTTTTCACTAACAACTGACACAAACATCAAGTTTGTGAAACTGAAATAATACACAGGATTTAACAGCAATCATAAAATTCAGAACACATGCATAATATTTGGAAAGTGTTTACCTTATTTCCTTTACTTGTCTAATGACCTCTTCTTGGGTTTTCACAACTGTCTCTATCTCTTGCTGGGAAACCTGGTAGGGGcaaggggaggaaaaagatCAGCATATCTTGGAAAAAACAAGTGGATCCCACTGCTGAAGTCAGGCTGAGCTCTGAATCACCATGGATTTTATTTACCTGTCCCTGCTGACCTGGAAACCCAGCTCCTCTTTTGGCAATCTCCTCCGTGACTGCAGAGACGTATTTCCTCTGCTCATCCAGAATCATGTCCAGCTGCCTGTTAAGCTGTTTGATTTCCAGATGAATTCGATTCTGCCCCTCAAAGATTTGCCTCAGCTCACGATCACTCACGGTTTCAAAAACATCATCTGCTGCTAAGAGAAAAGCACAGGGGGGGGGGTCTTACACATGTGCACAGTCCTCACAAGTTGAATTGGATCATTCTTCTTGCTCCCTTAATATATCCACATCTATCTACCTTCTCCTACAACTTCGCAATCCCAAAGTCCAAAAGACTCTCTGGCAAAGGGATTCTTTCTTATCAAAGAGAGGCTGAACTGTATCTCAAAAATGCAGATCAAAATAACATATGGCACCTTTAGAACAGTCCTAACTTGCCACTGAGCAATGAAGATGACAACCTTAATTCCGTGTCTAGATGCCCAAAGTACATTCCCAGCGTCATACACAGCTATTAAAATCCACAGAAGTAACAAATGGCTTCCATTATATTGTCAAATAATCAGGCTCTTGTCTGCACAGCATTAAGCAAACATTAAAAAGCTTTTCCATGGTaagcagatgttgaaggagACGCACTAGCCCACCTTCAAAAAAGTTTTCTAGGAATGTGCAGAAACAGACCAAAAAGATGTtctttaaataatgaaaaaagggCCATGCTTTCTTAATCACCATTTTACAGAGGGATGCTTGACTTTCTCTCCCTTTGGTTGTTCATAATTCCCATCATGTTTCCAGCCATTCATTTTGTTCTCAATCCAGGCACTACCAGAATAACTTTAGAAACAGGAAACACATTAcagtaaagatttttaaataacGTAAGTAACTTCAGTGGGAGCTTAGCAAGATCAGCCAGAGTATCCCTAGTTCTGAACTAGGAAATcctggaaaacaaatttttcctGAACAACTGCAAAATAGCTCAAATAACTTGCCTGGCTGTCCTTGCACATCAGGATGCTCCCTTTGaaattcttccttcttcttaTCCAATTCTTGCTGAAAGTGTTCAAACTCTTCTTGATACTTCTCTTTATCCTTCTGAGGGATTTCTGCATCTGGTGTTGGCTTTAAAACATTAGTAGAGGGAAGGGCACATGTGAGATTTTTCTCATGTTCTGCCCAACTCTTAACACAACTGACTGTAGTAAGGCTGTTCAGATTTCAGATGTGAACGTATAACAAAATTACTACAGCACATTGACACATTTAGCTAAAGTGAAAAACCACGCATTCTCATGGAGATCAAATAGAAAATTTTCCcaatagaaaattaaaacaacttTTACAAAGATAAATGCTGTTTAGCAGTACAGAATTATTCTATAAGTAGAGCAAGTTGAAAGTGAGAACAGATATTTGCCCacttccaaaagaaaatgtattttgtagTACAGCATGGTTTGATTTAACATCACGAGTTCTGTTGCTTCAGTGGTGCTTCCAGAATTCTGGTCTTGAGAATATTAATGACAATATTACTGAGACATTACaatactaatttaatttttctaaaccAGATGATAGCACAGTTACATGCCAAAATTGTGACACAGTAATGCCACCTGTGACTCAAGAGGAAATACCATAATCTGGTGCTGCACATAAAATAACACgcacaataaaatattttattaaccATGCATAAAAGTGCTTACTGCTTCCTTCCCAGGCTCAGTCAGCTGGAAGGTCAGAAATGACAGCACATCATGGTCATCTGTATtcaacaaacagaacaaaaccatcTTACAAATGTCTGTAATTCCCAAGCCAATCTTCCCCTCGCAAAGGATCTTCAAAAAACAGCATCTTCCCAAGAGTGCCGTGGGGAATGAGACTATACAGGGGCTTTGTCAGGAAAACTCGAAAATTCATTAGCTGGAGTCAGGAAAAGGCCAAAGCATATCAGTAATTTGGGACTGCAAGAGGATTAATTATATCATCATGGTCAAAAATTCATAAAATGGATCAACACTAATACTAAAAACCCAATCACCCAACCAAACTCTCCTGCAAGCCTTGCAAGTCACCACAGCACTTGccataatttttaatatttcttacCTGCAAGTCCCCCTGTGGCTGCAGATATTCCAAAGTACCCTTGCGATGGCAACACCATATCTTCCACTTTGGCACAAAATTCATAGTCCTCTTTATCCGGAGTAAAGCCATTATTAATTAATACCTAAAAGTACAAGCACTTATGATTTTCAACACctttgtgttaatttttttgtcagtgTGCAGTAATGCCCACAAAATACAACTTATTGGGTAACTCATATGGGAAACcaaaaactatttattttctgaaagagaCATTTTTCCAACATTTTACATGAGCATTCTATTTGCAAAAGTCCACATCCTAAGAAGGTTCTGGGCAACACAGACATGATCCACACCAGTCATTCCTTGCGGTTCTGATTCAAAGCTTAGGGAGATTCTGCAAATGCATTCCCAGAGAAAGAGAGAACTGCTAAGTTTAACAGCAACATCTGTGACAGAGGAGTTCCTAGAGGAGGCATGAGGGCCCAGGTGAAAACAGTGCAGTTTTGGAGGCTGAAGTTTAACTTGCATTCAAGAGTGACAGACAACTCTTCCTATTACAACACAGTACAAGGTCTGCCCTCTCCTAGGTACAGTCACGTTTACTTTTAGAGAAACTTCTAAAATGACAGCCCTGCACTTTatggctgctgcctgtgaatATATGAGCAGAAGGAAGCAGAAGCCAACAAACTCACACTCCACAGCTTTAACAACCTGGCACCACATTAGTATTTTACTCTCCTTACCTAGAAGGATTTCACAATCAACTGAACAGTACTGAAGAAGTCTTAAAGACTCCCTTATACCAGTGGTTCTTAACCTTTAGTCTTCAAAGCCCTACTATTTTTTGGAGGCGAGAAGTCTCAAGGAGAAAATTTAAATCTACTGTTAAATAGTTTTAGTTTTTTAGCCACATTTCGAGAACCTCTGCTTCAAAAATCAGCTACAAAACCCTCTGCAACTCTTAGATCAGCTTAAGAAATACcaagctcaggagctgctcagtcACCTGTAGCTTAAACAGATCCTGACTTTGGGACACCTCTCCAGATGAGTCGAGAGCAACGGAAGGGTTTGAGCACTTTATGAGTGTGTTGGCATGACTGCCTTCTAGGTCACATTAGAAAAAGCAGCAATACCTGCATTCTAACGCAGCCAAAAGAACCTGTGTAGCATTTAAACACAGCACCTCCTTCCAACCTCTGCTGCCAAGCTCCACATTTCCAACACTGCAATGGATATATTTGTTGCAACTCTGTGAAAACCCAGTCTCACATTTAAGAAGCTAAGGAAGACAAGCAATTCTGTTATTTCAGACTTACAGTCAGTGTTTTTTGGTAGTATGTGATCTTGACTCGCACAGGATAGGGCTTGTTCCGAAAGTCCCTCTGACAGGATGCCAGTGCTTGCGTGGATCCATCACTGTGCAAAAAGAGAACAGCAATAAAACTCTGTATTAGGATTAATCAACTGAGCCAAAAAAGTGTCTGACTCTCACTCAGCAACCTCATCCCAGTTTTTCAATCTGCAAGCTTTTCCAAGGCTGTTCTCTAATCGCACTGAGCTTTCTGCATGCTGTACACAGGACACAATGCAGAGGGAATGCAACCATGGGGAAATCTGTTTTCTAAGATACAGTCTAAGATATAATTTTCAGATATATTCCTGCACCTGGGAACCTAGATGGAAATGAGCTGCAGTGAGTGCACCAATTGAGCTATCCATTGTGCAGTTGATAAACAATCAGAAATCCAAAAAGGTGTCCATTGTGCAGTTGATAAACAATCAGAAATCCAAATTAAGCCAACTAATTATAATAACAGCAATTAGCTTTCAGTTAGTCACTTCTTCCAGTTATTAGCTGTTTGTGGAGGATCCCCACAAGCAATAGTCTGTACTGTACCTATATTTATCTGAGTTCATCCATACCAAAGGGCATATGCCACGTAAATACCCATCACCTGCCAATTTCTCTGCTGTTACTGCAAAAGCAGTGTTTTAACAAATAGAAACCCTCAAATGTAAAAGAAACAACAAAGTTTCATGTGAAAGAAGCCTTTACAATGCTTCTCAAAGGGTTTCATGGAATGTTTCATCATTCAAAAGCAAGCATTCAGCaataacactgaaaataaacttaCTTCTGATGGTCATACAGCAGCTTTCCATTGTTACCTACAACAATCACTCCAGGATTGTTTTTCTAGGGAAAGAAATGGCACACAAATTGATTAGTTTAATTTGAAGGGAATATCAGCAACATCTCTGACAGCCTACTACTAAAATCAGTCTAAAATGTCTAAAAGCAATCCAAAGTTatacagggaaaacaaaagcaccAAATCCGACCTACTATGTATTGTTTAAGTTTAAGTTTCAGGATGGTTCTGGACTGGATAACTGAGAACTGAAAACAGCAACTGTCATCCTCATCTGCTAAAAAATCTTTGCTGCTGAGGTACTCAAGGCAGATTCCTTCCAAGAAAAAGAGCATCTCTGAAGACACACATAGAAATTGATGTTTTCAGCATAAGGGAAACTtgactattttattttatccctTTGATGTGACAGTAAGAGTAGGTAAAAAAacatcccatttttttcctcaacagGCAGAAAATTTATTTGTCATCTTTGCTGGAAGAGTTTTCTTCCAACCGACCTTTGCATCATTGTCAAACGAATCAAAGAAAATTCCAACACCGTTCCACTTATCAGCTGCCCCGAAAACAGGACCTTCCAAGCCTTGCTCTTCTGTAAACCAGATTGCCtatgaagaaagcaaaaagtgGTAAGTCAAGAAACACTTTTaaagcacatttatttttctcagttag
Above is a window of Oenanthe melanoleuca isolate GR-GAL-2019-014 chromosome Z, OMel1.0, whole genome shotgun sequence DNA encoding:
- the LMAN1 gene encoding protein ERGIC-53 isoform X2 produces the protein MAAPLARLAFLLALGRPAISGAQATEGAAAAPHRRFEYKYSFKGPHLVQADGTVPFWVHTGNAIPSADQIRITTSLKSQKGSVWTKNKSIFEYWEVEVTFRVTGRGRIGADGLAIWFTEEQGLEGPVFGAADKWNGVGIFFDSFDNDAKKNNPGVIVVGNNGKLLYDHQNDGSTQALASCQRDFRNKPYPVRVKITYYQKTLTVLINNGFTPDKEDYEFCAKVEDMVLPSQGYFGISAATGGLADDHDVLSFLTFQLTEPGKEAPTPDAEIPQKDKEKYQEEFEHFQQELDKKKEEFQREHPDVQGQPADDVFETVSDRELRQIFEGQNRIHLEIKQLNRQLDMILDEQRKYVSAVTEEIAKRGAGFPGQQGQVSQQEIETVVKTQEEVIRQVKEIRSSVTDALRSISGAQHAGSAGVYETTQHFNDIKEHLHVVKRDIEHLVQRNTPSSEKQKCPELPPFPSCLSTMHFFIFVAVQTVLFIGYVMYRSQQEAAAKKFF
- the LMAN1 gene encoding protein ERGIC-53 isoform X4; its protein translation is MAAPLARLAFLLALGRPAISGAQATEGAAAAPHRRFEYKYSFKGPHLVQADGTVPFWVHTGNAIPSADQIRITTSLKSQKGSVWTKNKSIFEYWEVEVTFRVTGRGRIGADGLAIWFTEEQGLEGPVFGAADKWNGVGIFFDSFDNDAKKNNPGVIVVGNNGKLLYDHQNDGSTQALASCQRDFRNKPYPVRVKITYYQKTLTVLINNGFTPDKEDYEFCAKVEDMVLPSQGYFGISAATGGLADDHDVLSFLTFQLTEPGKEAPTPDAEIPQKDKEKYQEEFEHFQQELDKKKEEFQREHPDVQGQPADDVFETVSDRELRQIFEGQNRIHLEIKQLNRQLDMILDEQRKYVSAVTEEIAKRGAGFPGQQGQVSQQEIETVVKTQEEVIRQVKEISSVTDALRSISGAQHAGSAGVYETTQHFNDIKEHLHVVKRDIEHLVQRNTPSSEKQKCPELPPFPSCLSTMHFFIFVAVQTVLFIGYVMYRSQQEAAAKKFF
- the LMAN1 gene encoding protein ERGIC-53 isoform X3, with product MAAPLARLAFLLALGRPAISGAQATEGAAAAPHRRFEYKYSFKGPHLVQADGTVPFWVHTGNAIPSADQIRITTSLKSQKGSVWTKNKSIFEYWEVEVTFRVTGRGRIGADGLAIWFTEEQGLEGPVFGAADKWNGVGIFFDSFDNDAKKNNPGVIVVGNNGKLLYDHQNDGSTQALASCQRDFRNKPYPVRVKITYYQKTLTVLINNGFTPDKEDYEFCAKVEDMVLPSQGYFGISAATGGLADDHDVLSFLTFQLTEPGKEAPTPDAEIPQKDKEKYQEEFEHFQQELDKKKEEFQREHPDVQGQPAADDVFETVSDRELRQIFEGQNRIHLEIKQLNRQLDMILDEQRKYVSAVTEEIAKRGAGFPGQQGQVSQQEIETVVKTQEEVIRQVKEISSVTDALRSISGAQHAGSAGVYETTQHFNDIKEHLHVVKRDIEHLVQRNTPSSEKQKCPELPPFPSCLSTMHFFIFVAVQTVLFIGYVMYRSQQEAAAKKFF
- the LMAN1 gene encoding protein ERGIC-53 isoform X1, yielding MAAPLARLAFLLALGRPAISGAQATEGAAAAPHRRFEYKYSFKGPHLVQADGTVPFWVHTGNAIPSADQIRITTSLKSQKGSVWTKNKSIFEYWEVEVTFRVTGRGRIGADGLAIWFTEEQGLEGPVFGAADKWNGVGIFFDSFDNDAKKNNPGVIVVGNNGKLLYDHQNDGSTQALASCQRDFRNKPYPVRVKITYYQKTLTVLINNGFTPDKEDYEFCAKVEDMVLPSQGYFGISAATGGLADDHDVLSFLTFQLTEPGKEAPTPDAEIPQKDKEKYQEEFEHFQQELDKKKEEFQREHPDVQGQPAADDVFETVSDRELRQIFEGQNRIHLEIKQLNRQLDMILDEQRKYVSAVTEEIAKRGAGFPGQQGQVSQQEIETVVKTQEEVIRQVKEIRSSVTDALRSISGAQHAGSAGVYETTQHFNDIKEHLHVVKRDIEHLVQRNTPSSEKQKCPELPPFPSCLSTMHFFIFVAVQTVLFIGYVMYRSQQEAAAKKFF